Proteins encoded together in one Schistocerca americana isolate TAMUIC-IGC-003095 chromosome 8, iqSchAmer2.1, whole genome shotgun sequence window:
- the LOC124545072 gene encoding interleukin-1 receptor-associated kinase 1-binding protein 1 homolog, with protein sequence MLNEPRKEMGEIGAELGIEDQSKSPVFLQEDYDLGNTNVVRSEGYATMFIDPDVIEFFLRADSIKDSAEEVKTSISKRIDYLLQVVKSKIQGEKNISVHELLDKRDDMYTMSAEILVKCGSLQKYEEIRNIVVEKLGGTVFVSEPRHYHTHRCLQDARMKVLRMAMSCARSKAMELASVLQKPLGPALFVLELESSEKPPPQLEDNFISALSMRTHSSSRIVTSRVKVVFELIKAKPEKPSQPQS encoded by the exons ATGCTAAACGAACCCCGGAAGGAAATGGGTGAGATCGGTGCGGAACTTGGTATTGAAGATCAGAGTAAATCTCCGGTCTTCTTACAAGAAGATTACGACCTGGGGAATACTAACGTGGTGCGATCGGAAGGCTATGCGACCATGTTCATTGATCCAGATGTTATAGAATTTTTTCTCAGAGCTGACTCAATAAAGGATAGCGCGGAAGAAGTTAAAACTAGTATTTCGAAGCGTATTgattatttgttgcaggttgtgaaaTCTAAGATTCAA GGCGAAAAGAATATATCCGTCCATGAACTTCTAGATAAGAGGGACGACATGTATACTATGTCAGCGGAAATACTTGTTAAATGTGGCTCATTGCAGAAGTATGAAGAAATCAGGAACATAGTTGTAGAGAAATTGGGAGGAACTGTCTTCGTCAGCGAACCCAGACATTATCATACGCACAGGTGTTTGCAGGACGCGAG GATGAAAGTGTTACGTATGGCTATGTCATGTGCTCGGAGTAAGGCAATGGAATTGGCATCCGTATTACAAAAGCCTCTTGGCCCTGCATTATTTGTACTAGAACTGGAAAGCAGTGAGAAGCCACCTCCCCAACTGGAAGACAACTTCATATCAGCCTTATCAATGCGAACACATTCTTCTAGTCGTATTGTGACTAGCCGTGTAAAGGTTGTGTTTGAGCTTATAAAGGCTAAACCTGAGAAACCATCTCAGCCACAAAGTTAG